The Anaerolineae bacterium genome window below encodes:
- a CDS encoding 8-oxoguanine deaminase, with translation MFALSAGEAGTVPTLLVRHAAEIITMDPARRRIPDGAILVRDHVIEAIGPTDDLPASADRVIEARDMVIVPGMVNTHHHLYQTLTRALPAVEHAKLFDWLVYLYPLWARMDNEAAYISAVIGLAELVLTGCTTVSDHLYVYPNDVDIGATIQATREIGVRFHPCRGGMSLGKSQGGLPPDEIVEDEEHILRDLEEAVQRYHDPAPYSMLRVVAAPCSPFSVTPALMRQTAEWARRHGITLHTHVAETRDEEQFCLERFGMRPVAYMESLGWLGQDVWFAHVVHVNEAEIRRLAATGTGVAHCPTSNMRLGSGIAPVRQMLDAGVKVGLAVDGSASNDGGHMLLEARMAMLLQRVQFGADGLTVEEALEMATLGGARVLGRDDIGSLEVGKAADFVGFRLDTLEYAGAHDAMCALLLCAPRRCDLSVIQGRVVVEGGRLLTLDLERFIARQNELARRLVENKC, from the coding sequence ATGTTTGCGCTATCTGCAGGGGAGGCTGGAACCGTGCCCACGCTGTTAGTGCGACATGCGGCGGAAATTATCACCATGGACCCGGCGCGCCGGCGCATTCCGGACGGCGCCATCCTGGTGCGGGATCATGTGATCGAGGCTATCGGCCCGACGGATGACCTGCCGGCGTCGGCGGATCGGGTCATTGAGGCGCGGGACATGGTCATCGTCCCCGGCATGGTCAACACGCACCACCATTTGTATCAGACGCTGACCCGGGCCCTGCCGGCAGTGGAACATGCCAAGCTGTTCGACTGGCTGGTGTATCTCTATCCGCTGTGGGCGCGCATGGACAACGAGGCGGCCTATATCAGCGCCGTCATCGGGCTGGCGGAGCTGGTGCTGACCGGCTGTACGACCGTCAGCGACCACCTGTATGTGTACCCCAACGATGTGGATATCGGGGCGACCATCCAGGCCACCCGGGAAATTGGGGTGCGCTTTCATCCCTGCCGCGGCGGCATGTCGCTGGGCAAATCCCAGGGCGGGCTTCCGCCGGATGAGATCGTCGAGGACGAGGAGCATATCCTGCGGGACCTGGAAGAGGCGGTCCAGCGCTATCACGACCCGGCGCCGTATTCCATGTTGCGGGTTGTGGCGGCGCCCTGTTCGCCGTTCTCCGTGACGCCGGCGCTGATGCGCCAGACGGCGGAATGGGCGCGCCGGCACGGCATCACCCTGCATACGCATGTGGCAGAAACGCGCGACGAGGAACAGTTCTGTCTGGAGCGCTTCGGCATGCGTCCGGTGGCGTATATGGAATCGCTGGGCTGGCTGGGGCAGGACGTCTGGTTCGCCCATGTGGTGCATGTGAATGAGGCGGAGATCCGCCGGCTGGCGGCGACCGGCACTGGTGTGGCGCACTGTCCGACCTCCAATATGCGCTTGGGGTCCGGCATCGCGCCGGTGCGGCAGATGCTGGACGCCGGCGTGAAGGTCGGTCTGGCGGTGGACGGTTCTGCCAGCAACGACGGCGGCCATATGCTCCTGGAAGCACGCATGGCCATGCTGTTGCAGCGCGTCCAGTTTGGTGCTGATGGGCTTACGGTGGAGGAGGCCCTGGAGATGGCCACGCTGGGCGGTGCCAGAGTGCTGGGCCGGGATGATATCGGTTCGCTGGAGGTGGGGAAGGCGGCGGATTTCGTCGGCTTCCGCCTGGACACGCTGGAGTACGCCGGCGCGCATGACGCCATGTGCGCCCTGCTCCTCTGCGCGCCGCGCCGCTGTGACCTGTCGGTGATACAGGGTCGGGTTGTGGTGGAGGGCGGCCGGCTGTTGACGCTGGACCTGGAGCGGTTCATCGCCCGCCAGAACGAGCTGGCGAGGCGGTTGGTGGAGAACAAATGCTGA